A region of Pirellulales bacterium DNA encodes the following proteins:
- a CDS encoding Lpg1974 family pore-forming outer membrane protein produces MTRMVRQLYTAALVAGFGLPAVIARAADPQTYWPDDSTSRVQLVSATEETPQRADESAVRLADPRDADANPADSNPSRSATYPPKKPAKKPAAKPAQKTFTGTPDLQSDQSTITGQQPAASVRRKPQTAQSQPRSGSVARRDSQLTAHYAAEGESPETLRKPVAPPAAPPESGVETSPGESCGACESCCDCPVWCGGLDYLYLRPHFGNDLAMHQLTATTTTGVNGAVTTDDRAIDFNYDYDSDMRFFVGRHVGCGELRFAYTHIQGDANVSGTADGGFASGSGVAFTGLGGTQISDAGESVVATSHLLLNLYDIDYLQHLDLPGCCGAGWDVQWGFGVRIADIGRTIDEFDPVETVNLSSTFVGAGPRVDFQALRNLWGSNFGLFFNADAGLLVGHYRSAFRETTPGILQNTVTTQENDLTRAVPNAELSLGISWRPTCRTTITSGWMVEAFTDAVGSTANTGGCTTCSMINPLAGSGNILSFDGAFIRMEHCF; encoded by the coding sequence ATGACCAGGATGGTGCGTCAACTCTATACCGCGGCTCTCGTCGCCGGTTTCGGTTTGCCAGCCGTTATCGCCCGGGCCGCCGATCCGCAAACCTATTGGCCCGATGATTCGACCTCGCGCGTCCAGTTGGTATCCGCGACCGAAGAGACGCCGCAGCGGGCTGATGAGTCCGCCGTCCGTCTGGCCGATCCGCGCGATGCGGACGCAAATCCCGCCGATTCCAATCCTAGCCGCTCGGCCACGTACCCGCCCAAAAAGCCGGCTAAGAAACCGGCGGCCAAACCGGCCCAAAAGACTTTCACGGGCACTCCCGATCTCCAGAGCGATCAGTCAACAATAACGGGACAGCAACCCGCTGCCAGCGTTCGCCGCAAACCGCAAACCGCGCAATCTCAGCCGCGCTCGGGAAGCGTCGCTCGCCGCGATTCTCAACTGACGGCGCATTACGCCGCCGAGGGCGAGAGCCCCGAAACGCTGAGAAAGCCCGTGGCGCCGCCGGCCGCTCCTCCCGAGTCCGGCGTGGAAACGAGTCCGGGCGAAAGCTGCGGGGCATGCGAGTCCTGCTGCGATTGCCCTGTCTGGTGCGGCGGCCTTGACTATCTCTATTTGCGGCCGCATTTCGGCAACGATCTGGCCATGCACCAATTGACCGCCACGACCACCACCGGCGTCAACGGCGCCGTGACGACGGATGATCGGGCAATCGACTTCAACTACGATTACGACAGCGACATGCGATTCTTCGTGGGCCGGCACGTCGGCTGCGGTGAATTGCGATTTGCCTACACTCACATCCAAGGAGATGCGAACGTGTCGGGCACTGCCGACGGCGGCTTCGCCAGCGGCAGCGGCGTCGCGTTCACGGGTCTCGGGGGAACGCAAATCAGCGACGCCGGCGAATCGGTCGTCGCCACGAGCCATCTGCTGCTCAATCTCTACGACATCGATTATCTGCAACACCTCGATCTACCGGGTTGTTGCGGCGCCGGATGGGATGTGCAATGGGGATTTGGCGTCAGGATTGCCGACATCGGGCGCACGATCGACGAATTCGATCCGGTTGAAACCGTCAATCTCAGCTCGACGTTCGTGGGCGCCGGGCCGCGGGTCGATTTTCAAGCCCTGCGGAATCTGTGGGGGAGCAATTTTGGTCTGTTCTTCAATGCCGACGCGGGCTTGCTCGTCGGCCATTACCGCAGCGCGTTCCGGGAGACGACTCCCGGCATCTTGCAGAACACCGTCACGACGCAGGAGAACGACCTGACCCGCGCCGTGCCGAATGCAGAATTGTCGCTCGGCATCAGTTGGCGGCCCACCTGCCGCACGACAATCACCAGCGGCTGGATGGTCGAAGCATTCACCGACGCGGTCGGCAGCACCGCCAACACGGGCGGCTGCACCACGTGCAGTATGATCAATCCGCTAGCCGGCTCGGGGAACATCCTGTCGTTCGACGGCGCCTTCATCCGGATGGAGCACTGCTTCTAA
- a CDS encoding STAS domain-containing protein — MNLPTEVFGNVAVVHAPDEVGEEQAAALIGFCAGLGQSRIVLDLDGTELLESAGLTAFLDAQDQLRTNEGDLKIATTNGVNRKILEITRLDQQLEVFESVIDAVKSFRG, encoded by the coding sequence ATGAATCTTCCCACTGAAGTGTTCGGCAACGTGGCCGTGGTGCATGCCCCGGACGAAGTCGGCGAAGAGCAAGCGGCAGCCCTGATCGGCTTTTGTGCGGGGCTCGGCCAATCGCGGATCGTCCTCGACCTCGACGGCACCGAGTTGCTCGAGAGCGCGGGACTGACGGCGTTTCTCGACGCGCAAGACCAGCTTCGCACTAACGAGGGCGATTTGAAGATTGCTACGACTAACGGCGTCAATCGCAAGATTCTGGAAATCACGCGACTCGATCAGCAACTCGAAGTTTTCGAAAGCGTGATCGACGCGGTAAAAAGCTTCAGGGGCTAG
- a CDS encoding sugar phosphate isomerase/epimerase, producing the protein MQLGFVSAIVPDLSLEQVADLAVAQRYDCVELMCWPTGKAERRYAGVTHVDVSEFAPVDAARVRNVMVQRGVAISGLGYYPNPLSADRAESERAVEHLRKVIAAAALLEVGVVNTFVGRDPRKSVDENWPRFLEVWPPLVRLAEERGVRIGIENCPMYFTGDEWPSGKNLAVSPAIWRRMFAAIPSASFGLNYDPSHMVWQQMDYLKPIREFADRLVHVHAKDVRVDRERIDDVGILATPHEYHRPKLPGLGDIDWGRFFSVLGDSGYNGPVCVEVEDRAYEQTPERRVAALRQTATYLRNFLR; encoded by the coding sequence ATGCAACTCGGATTCGTTAGTGCGATTGTGCCTGATCTGTCGCTTGAGCAGGTCGCTGATTTGGCGGTGGCGCAACGGTATGATTGCGTCGAGTTGATGTGCTGGCCGACGGGTAAGGCCGAACGGAGATACGCCGGGGTGACGCATGTCGATGTGAGCGAATTCGCGCCGGTCGATGCCGCGCGCGTTCGCAACGTAATGGTCCAGCGGGGCGTCGCGATCAGCGGGCTGGGCTATTATCCTAATCCGCTCTCTGCCGATCGGGCTGAATCGGAGCGAGCGGTCGAGCATTTGCGGAAGGTGATTGCCGCGGCGGCGCTGTTGGAAGTCGGCGTCGTGAACACGTTCGTGGGCCGCGATCCGCGGAAGTCTGTCGACGAAAACTGGCCGCGGTTTTTGGAGGTCTGGCCGCCGCTGGTGCGATTGGCCGAAGAGCGCGGCGTGCGGATCGGGATCGAGAATTGCCCGATGTATTTCACGGGCGACGAATGGCCATCGGGAAAGAACCTGGCGGTCTCGCCGGCGATTTGGCGGCGGATGTTTGCAGCGATCCCGAGCGCCAGTTTCGGCTTGAACTACGACCCATCGCACATGGTCTGGCAGCAGATGGATTACCTCAAGCCGATTCGTGAGTTTGCCGACCGCCTGGTCCACGTGCATGCCAAAGACGTTCGGGTGGATCGCGAGCGAATCGACGACGTCGGAATTCTCGCCACTCCGCACGAATATCATCGGCCGAAGCTCCCCGGCCTGGGCGATATCGACTGGGGCCGATTCTTCTCCGTGCTCGGCGACTCCGGCTATAATGGCCCGGTTTGCGTTGAAGTCGAGGATAGGGCCTACGAGCAAACGCCCGAGCGCCGCGTCGCCGCGCTACGGCAAACTGCAACGTATCTGCGGAATTTCTTGCGATAG
- a CDS encoding type II secretion system F family protein, with protein sequence MTMTFQYRIRDTLGNVVDGQLEAAGVDEATLQLRRNGFLILKLDELDDGGLFPRRVTKNEIIYVTSQLAVMVDTGITLSAALGGILGQEQNPSLRRVLADLKSVVESGDDFSTALAKYPKLFDKTYVSLVRASEATGTLGQMLDRIAGYLRKELDTRLKVRAALAYPTVMLVVAVAVTIFLLTYVLPKFTPLFNRRGIQLPSSTVFMMGLSNVLIDYWPFWLAGCVALAAGFLFGKRTERGKQIWDGFKIHAPLSGAMLRKVIISRSIRTLGTMVASGVPVLDAIRLCADVAGNFYYERLWLQVLDQVTCGKQICEALAGNPLFPPMLVQMISTGEETGKLDIVLERVSTYYDHEVESSLRTVTSMIEPIMITVMGVVVGGIAMSLLLPIFSLSRTPG encoded by the coding sequence ATGACCATGACCTTCCAATACCGCATCCGCGATACGCTGGGAAACGTCGTCGACGGCCAGCTCGAGGCCGCCGGTGTCGATGAGGCCACGCTGCAACTCCGCCGCAACGGCTTTCTCATCTTGAAGCTCGACGAACTGGACGACGGCGGGCTGTTTCCGCGCCGCGTGACGAAGAACGAAATCATCTACGTCACCAGCCAGTTGGCCGTGATGGTCGACACGGGCATTACGCTCTCGGCCGCACTCGGCGGAATTCTTGGCCAGGAGCAGAATCCGAGCCTCCGCCGAGTGCTCGCGGATCTCAAATCGGTCGTCGAATCGGGAGATGATTTCTCCACCGCGCTGGCCAAGTATCCGAAGCTGTTCGATAAGACCTACGTCTCGCTCGTTCGCGCCAGCGAAGCAACCGGCACGCTCGGCCAAATGCTCGACCGGATTGCCGGCTACCTTCGCAAGGAATTGGACACGCGACTCAAGGTCCGCGCCGCGCTGGCCTACCCGACCGTGATGTTGGTCGTCGCCGTGGCCGTGACGATCTTCCTGTTGACGTATGTGCTGCCGAAATTCACTCCGCTCTTCAACCGCCGCGGGATTCAGTTGCCCAGCTCGACCGTGTTCATGATGGGCCTATCCAACGTGCTGATCGATTACTGGCCGTTCTGGCTTGCCGGTTGTGTAGCGCTCGCGGCGGGGTTCTTGTTCGGGAAACGAACCGAGCGGGGAAAGCAAATCTGGGACGGATTCAAGATTCACGCTCCGCTCAGCGGGGCCATGCTGCGCAAAGTGATTATCAGCCGCAGCATTCGCACGCTGGGCACCATGGTGGCGAGCGGCGTTCCCGTGCTCGATGCGATTCGCCTCTGCGCCGACGTGGCGGGGAATTTCTACTATGAACGGCTGTGGCTGCAGGTGCTCGACCAGGTCACGTGCGGCAAACAGATCTGTGAGGCACTGGCCGGCAACCCGCTCTTCCCCCCGATGCTGGTCCAGATGATCTCGACCGGCGAAGAGACCGGTAAGTTGGATATTGTGTTGGAGCGAGTGAGCACGTATTACGATCATGAGGTCGAATCGTCGCTCAGAACCGTGACCAGCATGATCGAACCGATCATGATCACGGTCATGGGAGTGGTGGTTGGCGGAATTGCCATGTCGTTATTGCTGCCCATTTTCTCGCTCAGCCGGACGCCGGGGTGA
- the kdpA gene encoding potassium-transporting ATPase subunit KdpA, which translates to MWTLPISILIATTILAVPLSRYLAWIMNGKYRAPGVLRWFESRLNSGPQNWIQYTASMLIFNTVLFLFGFAVLSLQPFMPLNTLNRGMLEPTTIFHSVVSFMTNTDLQHYSGDQHFSNFSQIFFCLANFFLSASIGFCGLTAIIRAFRSDPHVGNFFVDMWRVVMYMFLPVSLLLGVVFLQQGSPMTYDCAKTVSTLEPGAMGTTDKGEAKPQTIVVGPLAAFVPMKQLGTNGGGFFGMNSAHPFENPTAVTNWLSCIAMMLFPFALVLMYGRMLGRLRHGWVIFSVMMTLMIATIAWSVYFDTLKPNPAFTGNKTAQNYEISDPKADGGKRTLTVPMVPALPVEQHLGNLEGKEMRFGTSAGATFAALTVDVTDGAVNCEHDSLNPVAALSPMVGMWLNCIFGGKGVGMINMLLYIIVGIFVAGQMVGRTPEYLGKKIDRREVALALIALLVHPIMILGPTGLFAATSWGQKATSNPGPHGFSQIMYQFSSASANNGSAFDGLGVTYGANDNTNPSPTAVQFDIATGLVIIISRFLPIIAPIAMAAYLGSKKSAPFGLGTLRDDTPTFGFMLCGVILIVGALLFLPIAALGPLAEHLGPIPFGG; encoded by the coding sequence ATGTGGACCCTTCCCATTTCGATTCTGATCGCGACCACGATTCTCGCGGTCCCGCTGAGCCGCTACCTGGCGTGGATCATGAACGGGAAGTACCGCGCGCCGGGAGTTCTTCGCTGGTTCGAATCCCGGCTGAACAGCGGCCCGCAGAATTGGATTCAATACACCGCGTCGATGCTGATCTTCAACACGGTGCTGTTTCTCTTCGGCTTCGCGGTCTTGTCGCTCCAGCCGTTCATGCCGCTTAACACCTTGAATCGTGGCATGCTCGAGCCCACGACAATCTTTCACAGCGTCGTCTCGTTCATGACGAATACGGATCTCCAGCACTATTCCGGGGATCAACATTTTTCCAACTTTAGCCAGATCTTTTTTTGCCTCGCAAATTTTTTCCTGTCCGCATCGATCGGTTTTTGCGGTCTGACGGCCATCATTCGAGCTTTCCGCAGCGATCCGCACGTCGGCAATTTCTTCGTCGATATGTGGCGGGTCGTCATGTATATGTTTTTGCCTGTTTCGCTGCTCCTCGGCGTCGTGTTTCTGCAACAAGGCAGCCCGATGACCTACGATTGCGCCAAGACCGTCTCGACGCTTGAGCCAGGCGCCATGGGCACGACCGACAAGGGAGAAGCCAAACCGCAAACGATTGTGGTAGGTCCGCTAGCGGCCTTCGTTCCCATGAAGCAACTCGGGACAAACGGCGGCGGGTTCTTCGGAATGAATTCTGCCCATCCGTTTGAAAACCCTACCGCGGTGACGAATTGGCTCTCCTGCATCGCCATGATGCTCTTTCCTTTCGCGCTGGTGCTGATGTACGGACGAATGCTGGGACGCTTGCGCCACGGCTGGGTGATTTTCTCGGTGATGATGACGCTGATGATCGCGACCATCGCCTGGTCGGTCTATTTCGACACGCTCAAGCCGAACCCCGCGTTCACCGGCAATAAAACCGCGCAGAACTATGAAATCTCCGACCCGAAAGCAGACGGCGGGAAACGGACTCTGACGGTGCCCATGGTTCCCGCCCTGCCCGTCGAGCAGCATTTAGGAAACCTGGAAGGCAAAGAGATGCGGTTCGGCACGTCGGCCGGCGCGACCTTCGCCGCGCTGACGGTGGACGTGACCGACGGCGCCGTGAACTGCGAGCACGATAGTCTCAATCCCGTAGCGGCGCTGTCACCGATGGTGGGGATGTGGCTCAACTGCATCTTCGGCGGCAAGGGGGTCGGCATGATCAACATGCTGCTCTACATCATCGTCGGCATTTTCGTCGCCGGCCAGATGGTCGGACGAACGCCCGAATACTTGGGCAAGAAGATCGACCGCCGCGAGGTAGCGCTGGCCCTGATTGCCCTGCTGGTCCATCCGATCATGATCCTCGGACCGACAGGCCTGTTCGCCGCGACAAGCTGGGGTCAGAAGGCCACGAGCAATCCGGGGCCGCACGGATTCTCGCAGATCATGTATCAGTTCTCGTCCGCATCCGCCAACAACGGTTCGGCATTCGACGGACTCGGCGTTACCTACGGGGCGAACGACAACACGAATCCGTCGCCCACTGCGGTCCAGTTCGATATCGCAACGGGGCTAGTGATCATCATCAGCCGATTCCTGCCGATCATCGCGCCGATTGCGATGGCGGCTTACCTCGGGTCGAAAAAGTCGGCCCCCTTTGGCCTCGGAACTTTGCGCGACGACACGCCAACTTTCGGTTTCATGTTGTGTGGCGTGATCCTAATCGTCGGCGCGCTGCTGTTCCTGCCGATCGCAGCGCTCGGGCCGCTGGCCGAACACTTGGGACCGATTCCCTTCGGCGGCTGA
- the kdpB gene encoding potassium-transporting ATPase subunit KdpB, whose amino-acid sequence MAKAMPTGSMATAPSFQQDPGLPRRARRRPLLTAETGWAALKQSFVMLRPDIQWKNPVMFVVEVGAFLTLAFLIEKWVEQGITAAMYFIVLDIWLFLTVLFANFATALAEARGRAQAESLRRTRRDTTAYRLRAGEGIEEVSSMELRTGDRVVIEAGQVIPGDGEIIEGIASIDESAITGESAPVIRESGGDRSGVTGGTTVISDRIIVRITSGAGESFLDRMIALVEGAIRQRSPNEIALTLALSALTLIFLIVVIPLWPMALQAEQYMTSYLGLSDALHSLGTDVPTLVALLVCLIPTTIGALLAAIGIAGMERALQANIIAKSGKAVELAGDVDIVLLDKTGTITVGNRHATQFLAIGNHSSEELGRLAALASAADETPEGKSIVKLYEGQSKGHADTPSSAKFVAFSAQTRMSGVDFDDGRRIRKGAPDAIAKFVQAERGMVPTEMTKVVERIASEGATPLAVCEGNQIKGIVVLEDILKPAMEQRFERLRKMGLRTVMITGDNPLTAATIAKRAGVDDFVAQATPETKLEYLRKQQAEGKLVAMMGDGTNDAPALAQADVALAMNAGTQAAKEAANMVDLDSDPTKLIEVVEIGKQLLMTRGALTTFSIANDVAKYFAIIPALFAGTLPWLKKIDIMYLHTPTSAILSAVIFNALIIPALIPVALRGVKYQPLGADALLRKNLLIWGLGGVILPFIGIKLIDVVIYPMM is encoded by the coding sequence ATGGCGAAAGCTATGCCTACCGGATCGATGGCGACTGCCCCTTCGTTTCAACAAGACCCGGGCCTGCCGCGCCGCGCTCGGCGGCGTCCGCTGCTCACCGCCGAAACGGGCTGGGCCGCGCTGAAGCAATCGTTCGTCATGCTCCGCCCGGACATCCAGTGGAAGAACCCAGTGATGTTCGTGGTCGAGGTCGGGGCGTTTCTGACGCTCGCGTTTCTCATTGAAAAGTGGGTGGAACAGGGAATCACGGCTGCGATGTATTTCATCGTGCTTGACATCTGGCTCTTTCTGACGGTGCTGTTCGCCAACTTCGCCACCGCATTGGCCGAGGCGCGCGGAAGGGCGCAGGCCGAGTCGTTGCGCCGAACCCGCCGCGATACGACGGCCTATCGTCTTCGCGCAGGCGAAGGCATCGAAGAGGTTTCGTCGATGGAACTGCGGACCGGCGACCGGGTCGTCATTGAAGCCGGGCAGGTTATTCCCGGCGACGGCGAGATCATCGAAGGAATCGCGTCGATCGACGAATCCGCGATCACCGGCGAATCGGCCCCCGTCATTCGTGAATCGGGCGGCGACCGCTCGGGTGTCACAGGTGGCACGACGGTCATCTCCGACCGGATCATTGTTCGCATCACCAGCGGCGCCGGCGAATCGTTTCTGGATCGGATGATCGCGTTAGTGGAAGGGGCCATTCGGCAACGCAGTCCAAACGAGATCGCGCTCACTTTGGCACTCTCCGCCTTGACGCTAATTTTCCTGATCGTGGTCATCCCGCTATGGCCGATGGCGCTGCAAGCCGAGCAATACATGACGAGCTACCTCGGGCTTTCGGATGCATTGCACAGTCTTGGAACCGATGTGCCGACGTTGGTCGCCCTGCTGGTCTGCCTCATTCCCACGACCATCGGTGCGCTCCTGGCCGCGATCGGCATCGCCGGCATGGAGCGGGCGTTGCAAGCGAATATCATCGCCAAGAGCGGCAAGGCGGTCGAGTTGGCCGGCGACGTGGATATCGTGCTTCTGGACAAGACCGGAACGATCACGGTCGGCAATCGCCATGCAACGCAGTTCTTGGCGATCGGCAATCACTCGAGCGAAGAACTGGGCCGGTTGGCGGCGCTGGCTTCGGCCGCCGACGAGACGCCCGAGGGAAAGAGCATCGTCAAGCTCTACGAGGGGCAATCCAAAGGTCACGCCGACACGCCTTCCAGCGCCAAGTTCGTCGCGTTTTCCGCGCAAACGCGGATGAGCGGCGTCGATTTCGACGACGGTCGGCGGATTCGCAAAGGAGCGCCCGACGCGATCGCGAAGTTTGTCCAAGCGGAGCGCGGCATGGTGCCGACGGAAATGACGAAAGTGGTTGAGCGCATTGCATCCGAAGGCGCCACTCCGCTGGCCGTCTGCGAGGGAAATCAGATCAAGGGCATCGTCGTGCTCGAAGACATATTGAAGCCGGCCATGGAACAGCGGTTTGAGCGGCTGCGGAAGATGGGGCTACGGACTGTCATGATCACCGGCGACAATCCGCTCACCGCGGCCACGATCGCCAAGCGAGCGGGAGTTGACGATTTCGTTGCCCAAGCGACTCCGGAAACGAAGCTCGAATACCTGCGCAAACAGCAGGCTGAGGGAAAGCTCGTCGCCATGATGGGGGACGGCACGAACGACGCTCCGGCGCTCGCTCAGGCCGACGTCGCCCTGGCCATGAATGCCGGCACGCAGGCGGCGAAAGAAGCGGCCAACATGGTCGATCTCGACAGCGACCCGACGAAGCTGATCGAGGTGGTGGAAATCGGCAAGCAACTTCTGATGACTCGCGGCGCGCTGACGACCTTCTCGATCGCCAACGACGTGGCAAAGTATTTCGCCATTATCCCGGCGCTGTTCGCCGGCACGCTGCCGTGGCTGAAGAAGATCGACATCATGTATCTGCATACGCCGACCTCGGCCATCCTGTCGGCAGTGATCTTTAACGCCTTGATCATCCCGGCCTTGATTCCGGTGGCGCTGCGAGGGGTCAAGTATCAACCGCTGGGGGCCGATGCGCTGCTGCGAAAGAACCTGCTGATTTGGGGTCTCGGCGGCGTGATCCTGCCCTTTATCGGCATCAAATTAATCGACGTCGTGATTTACCCGATGATGG
- the deoC gene encoding deoxyribose-phosphate aldolase, translating to MNPTFRDLAKMIDHSLLHPTMTDEQIKAGCLLAREFDVASACVKPYSVPQAAELLAGTEVLVCAVAGFPHGNSHTDLKLAEAEWAIIEGAAEIDIVVNIGKVLGGQWNEVSAELKAINEACVDRGVRLKVIFENDYLLDSHIIRLCEICSEHQVAFVKTSTGYGFVKQPDGSYNYKGATEHHLRLMREHSAKSVQIKAAGGIRTLDELLRCRAAGATRIGASATESILREAIARGYGPVPESLRGVAIPAASPTAGY from the coding sequence ATGAATCCAACCTTTCGCGACCTGGCGAAGATGATCGACCACTCGCTGCTGCATCCCACGATGACCGACGAGCAAATCAAGGCCGGCTGCCTGCTGGCCCGAGAGTTCGACGTGGCGAGCGCGTGCGTCAAACCGTATAGCGTGCCTCAGGCCGCCGAACTGCTCGCCGGCACGGAGGTGCTGGTCTGCGCGGTGGCCGGCTTCCCACATGGAAACAGCCACACCGATCTCAAGCTCGCCGAAGCCGAGTGGGCGATCATCGAAGGGGCGGCCGAGATCGACATTGTTGTCAATATCGGCAAGGTGCTCGGTGGACAGTGGAATGAGGTGTCGGCTGAACTCAAAGCGATCAACGAGGCCTGCGTCGACCGCGGGGTGCGTCTGAAAGTGATCTTCGAGAACGATTACTTGCTTGACTCGCACATCATTCGGCTCTGCGAAATTTGCTCCGAGCACCAGGTCGCCTTCGTGAAAACCTCGACCGGCTACGGCTTCGTCAAGCAGCCGGACGGCTCATACAACTACAAAGGCGCGACGGAGCACCATCTGCGGCTGATGCGCGAGCACTCGGCCAAATCCGTGCAAATCAAAGCGGCGGGCGGCATTCGCACTCTGGACGAATTGCTTCGCTGCCGCGCCGCGGGGGCCACTCGAATCGGCGCGAGCGCCACCGAATCGATCCTCCGCGAAGCCATCGCCCGCGGCTACGGCCCGGTGCCCGAATCGCTCCGCGGAGTAGCGATTCCGGCCGCGTCTCCAACGGCCGGATATTGA
- a CDS encoding ATPase, T2SS/T4P/T4SS family, with the protein MSIEAPQRLGTLLLDRGYLSIDALEQALSHQQGSSEGKLLGEILVELDVCTEEQIVECLAAEYGVPYAKLETRLYDPNVVEILPRDYIEANLVLPLFLVRDTLTVAVAEPSNLFLIEELRNVTRRQIQIVAATPRDIRRMLTGLPNSKVFVIDDIIEDSEAADVHLIEEAIEDIGDVEEIAGQSPVIRLVNFIIYSAAKEGASDIQIEPAERCLRVRNRVDGRLYKTLEVPLHLLGAVTSRIKIMASMDISERRLPQDGRVHVMLDSRKIDLRVSTFPTTRGEKTVIRILDTKSVSLNLQDLGFLEDVLTDFQESIRAPNGIILVTGPTGSGKSTTLYAALNSISSMDNNICTVEDPIEYHLPLINQFQVQEKVGLTFSKALRTLLRQDPDVIMVGEIRDEETARTAIQAALTGHLVFSTLHTNSACSAVTRLVNMGVEPYLIAAALNAVLAQRLVRRTCSKCRQSYEPPRTVRKALERMGCEIPEFFRGVGCRHCRNTGFSGRIGIHELLLLNEELRDAIASRAPLQTLEELARRRGMVTLRQDGFRKVREGITTVEEVFHVAGETREAAAESAM; encoded by the coding sequence ATGTCCATCGAAGCGCCACAACGCCTCGGCACGCTGCTGCTCGACAGAGGATATTTGTCGATCGATGCGCTCGAGCAAGCGCTTTCCCATCAGCAGGGGAGCAGCGAAGGGAAGTTGCTCGGTGAAATCCTCGTCGAATTGGACGTCTGCACCGAGGAGCAGATCGTCGAGTGTCTGGCGGCCGAATATGGCGTGCCCTATGCCAAGCTCGAGACGCGGCTGTACGATCCCAACGTCGTCGAGATTCTGCCGCGCGACTACATCGAAGCGAATCTCGTCTTGCCGCTGTTCCTGGTGCGCGACACGCTGACCGTCGCCGTCGCCGAACCGTCGAATCTATTCTTGATCGAGGAGTTGCGTAACGTCACGCGGCGGCAAATCCAGATCGTCGCCGCCACGCCCCGCGACATCCGCCGGATGCTCACGGGCCTGCCGAATTCGAAGGTGTTCGTCATCGACGACATCATCGAAGACTCCGAGGCGGCCGACGTCCATTTGATCGAGGAGGCGATCGAAGATATCGGCGACGTCGAGGAGATCGCCGGCCAATCGCCGGTGATCCGCCTCGTGAATTTCATCATCTACTCGGCCGCCAAGGAGGGCGCGAGCGATATTCAGATCGAGCCGGCGGAGCGCTGCCTGCGCGTGCGCAACCGGGTGGATGGGCGGCTGTACAAAACTCTCGAGGTCCCTCTGCACTTGCTCGGGGCCGTGACCAGCCGTATCAAGATCATGGCTTCGATGGATATCAGCGAGCGCCGGTTGCCACAAGATGGCCGCGTTCACGTGATGCTCGACAGCCGCAAGATCGACCTCCGCGTCAGCACGTTCCCCACGACGCGCGGGGAAAAGACGGTCATCCGAATTCTCGACACCAAGAGCGTCTCGCTCAATCTGCAGGACCTCGGGTTTCTCGAGGACGTGTTGACGGACTTTCAGGAATCGATCCGCGCTCCAAACGGGATTATTCTCGTCACCGGCCCGACCGGCAGCGGCAAATCGACCACGCTTTACGCCGCGCTCAACTCGATCAGCTCGATGGACAACAACATTTGCACGGTCGAGGACCCGATTGAATACCATCTGCCGTTGATCAACCAATTCCAGGTGCAGGAGAAGGTCGGGCTGACGTTTTCCAAGGCCCTGCGAACGCTTTTGCGGCAAGATCCCGATGTGATTATGGTCGGCGAAATCCGCGACGAGGAAACCGCTCGAACCGCGATTCAAGCGGCGCTCACCGGCCATCTGGTTTTCAGCACCTTGCACACGAATAGTGCCTGCTCGGCCGTCACTCGGCTGGTCAACATGGGTGTCGAGCCGTATTTGATCGCCGCCGCGCTGAACGCCGTGTTGGCGCAGCGGCTCGTGCGGCGAACCTGCTCGAAATGCCGGCAGAGCTACGAGCCGCCGCGGACAGTTCGCAAGGCGCTGGAACGGATGGGCTGCGAGATTCCCGAGTTCTTCCGCGGAGTTGGTTGCCGGCATTGCCGCAACACGGGCTTTAGCGGGCGGATCGGCATCCACGAATTGCTGCTGCTCAATGAAGAGCTGCGCGACGCGATCGCCTCGAGGGCGCCGCTCCAGACGCTCGAAGAATTGGCCCGCCGGCGCGGAATGGTCACGCTCCGCCAAGATGGCTTCCGCAAAGTCCGCGAGGGGATCACGACGGTCGAGGAAGTGTTCCACGTGGCCGGAGAAACGCGCGAGGCCGCGGCCGAAAGTGCAATGTAA